In Fibrobacterota bacterium, the genomic stretch CATCAGCGTCGCCATCTCCCAATCGGTCGTTATCCCGAAGGATATCCAACTGATCTTCATCACCCGTGGCATGAAGGATTTGACGGATCCCGTCTTCCGGCGCATCGAGGGCCGGAAAACGCTGCTGATTACCGAGGGATTCGAGGACAAGCGCAGCGTCATGATCAATCTAATCGAGACGAAAGACAAGACGATAAAGTTCGAAATCAACAAGGCCAACATCATCAATCAGGGCCTGAAAGTCTTGCCGGAAATGGTGCTGCTCGGAGGCACCGAAATCGACGTGGCGAAACTGTACAAAGAGGCGCAAGATACGTTGCGGATCAAGGAAGGGGATATCGAG encodes the following:
- a CDS encoding YfiR family protein translates to MPDEPLGMEVKGIPKVLTALLCCLFLFRAATAQQWKKEEITSAYIFNFAKNIEWQNEDRIPEFRFLIISDDGAINREMLNLSATRKLKGKPISVAISQSVVIPKDIQLIFITRGMKDLTDPVFRRIEGRKTLLITEGFEDKRSVMINLIETKDKTIKFEINKANIINQGLKVLPEMVLLGGTEIDVAKLYKEAQDTLRIKEGDIE